Genomic segment of Deinococcus planocerae:
CACCTTGTACGCGCCGCCGCCGAACTTGCCGCCCGCGTGCAGCTCGGTGAAGATCACTTCGATGGCAGGGCGGCCCTCGGACTTCATCACGTCCACGGGGATGCCGCGCCCGTTGTCGGTGACGGTGGCGGAGCCGTCCGCGTGCATGATCACGTGGACCTCGTCGGCGAAACCGCCCAGGCCCTCGTCGATGGCGTTGTCGATGATCTCGGTCAGGAGCTGGTGGTAGCCGTCCACGCCCGTGCCGCCCTGCACGTACATGCCGGGCCGCTTGCGCACGGCCTCCAGGCCCTTGAGGATCGAGATGGAGCTGGCGTCGTAGTCGTGGGTCTGCGTCATGGTCCTCCTGGCGGCGCCCCGTGTCAGGGCGCGGCGGTCAAAGGGTCGATTCGGAAAAAACGGGCGCCAGGTGCGCCCCCGAAGGTCCTGACAGTATACCTCCCGGGTTGAAACGGGTCAAATATTTTACGTAAATGGCGTAATCGGGCGGTCCGAGTAGGGATCGGGCGGGTCAGGATGCAGGGCGTCCAGGTCGGGGAAAATCCCCGGGCGGGGTGGGAGGGGACGCCTGGGTTTGGCGTTCGGGGTCGCTCGGGGCACAATGGGCACCCGATGCGCCGCGTTTCCGTCCTCACCCTCCTGCTCGCGGGGGGCCTCGCCCACGCCGGGCCGAGCTGCACCCTGCCTGCCGGGCCGCTGCCGACCCAGACCCGCGCCGTGTTCATCCTCGACACGAGCGGGAGTATGCGCGGAATCGGGGACGGGAAGGCCGACATCTTCGGGCGGGTGAAGGCGGCGGTGAACCGGTATGTGCGGGGGGCGAGGCCCGATCAGGTCGAAGTCGTCACCTTCGACACCGGGCCGCGTCCGGCGCGAGGCTACACGCTGCCGGGGGAGGCCGCCCGCTGGAACGCCGACCTCGCCGCGCTGCGGGCGGACGGGCGCAACACGTACCTCTACCGGAGCGTGGCCCGGGCTCTGGCGCCGCTGACCGCCCGCGAGCGGTACGCGACGACCGTCTTTATCCTCACCGACGGCATCGACAACGACCCCGACGCGAGGCAGAACCCGGCCCGCGCCCTCGCCGCCTTCCGGGGACGGGGCCCCCTCGACACGCTGCACTACGTGGCCCTGGGGACCCAGATTCCCGCCGCCGCCCGCGCCGCGCTGGGAGCGAGCGGCTACGGGGACGGGCTGACGGTGCCGGTCGGGCAGGTGCCGGACCTGGGCCGCCTGGGAGGGGGGGTGCTCACGGTCCGAGACCCGCAGCAGGTGCCCGTTCCCTTTCCGGACGGGGCGGCCCTCACCCTCGCCGCGGGGGAGGCCGCAGACCGGGTGAGTCTCCCGGACGGACGGGTGACGGACGGCGCGGTGCGGTTGAACGTCGCAGGTCGTCTCCCGCCCGGCACGCCCGCTCTGCTCTGCGCGCAGACCGCCGGGGGGCAGGTGCGCCGGGTCCTCCTGCGCCTGAACGTGACTCCCGCGCCGGGGTTGACGTGGCTCAACCCCGGGGCCGACCGCACCCTCGCGCCCGGTGAGACGGTCACGCTGCGCTACCGGCTGGAGGAGGCCGCCGACGCCGCCCTGCGCCCCACGCCCGGCCTGAGGGGTGAGGTCGTGCGATTGCCGGGCGGGCGCGAACTCGGCGTGCGGCTGACGAACGTGGGGCTGGAGCCGGGACGTGAGGTCACGCCGGTCCTGACCTTCGCGGGGGGGCGCGGCGTTCCCCTGGCGGGCGTGACGGCAGCCGGGGGTGGGGGGGCAGCCCTTCCCCAGCCCACATCCCCGGCTCCGCCTTCCGGCCCGGCCTCCCCGAACAGCTCCGGTCCCCAGGGTCGGGGGCGCCTCCAGCCCTGGCTCCTCGCGGGGCTGCTCGGGCTGCTGGCGCTGGGTGGGCTCGCCCTGCTCCTGCTCGCCCGGCGCCGCCGTTCACATGCCCGCCCGCGCCGTCCGTCCCCGACCGCCGCGCGCCCTGTCCCAACTCCGGCTCCTCCCACCGTCGAGGGCCTCCAGTACCGCGAGGACCGCACGCTCGCCCTCGCCCACGCGGACGGGCTGGTCACGGGCGTCTCCACCCCGCTCGGCGGCCCCTTCGACCTCGGGCAGGTGGGGCGGGTGCCGCACCTCAGCGGGCTGCGGTTCGAACAGGCCCAGGGCGGCTTGCGGGTGCTGCGCGTGCCCGCCGACCTGGAGGTCAGCCAGGGGGCGAGGCTCCTGGAGGCGGGCGACGTGATCCGCCCCGGTACCCTGCTCGGCGTGGCGGTGGCGCGGCCCGCCCGCTCGCCGTGGCCGCCGCTGGGCACGCTGGTCGGGCTGGGGCTGCCGCTGCGGCTGCGCGCGGACGGGGGGACCCTGCACGTCGTCGGGCCGTACGGGGACCACGCCCTCACCCTGCCCCCCGGCGTCACCGACCTCGGGGAGGCGTTCGGGGCGCCCGTCCTGGCGGGGCTGAAGCTCACCCGCAGCGGCGCGCACATCCTGCTCGCCGACGTGCCCGCGTCCCTCGCGGTGCGGCGGGCGGCGGACGGTCTGCCCCTGCGGCCCGGCACCCACCTGCCCCCCGAGGCGCACCTCGACCTGCCGGGGGAGGGGTGAGACCAGATGGCGTTGAGTCGCAAGAATCGACCGAGCGGAGCGAGAAGTGAAAAAGACGGGATGGCGGAGGCGGACGAACTTCCGGTGCTTTCCCAGACGTTCGGGAACCGAAGCCGTCCCGGATGAGGGGCGCGTTACGCTGGGGCGCATGGACCTCCTGCGGCTGATTCACAACTACCAGTTCGGCAGCTCGCTCGCGCTGCTCTTTCCCACGCCCCTCGCGCTGGGCACGCTGGTCCTCTTTCTCTGGAGCCTGGGCCCGGCCTTGAGGGGCACGGTGCGGACGGGCTTTCTGGTGGCGCTGCGGGTGGTGTGGGTGCTGACGCTGCTCCCCGCCGTGACGGGCGTGATCCTCGCCGTGGGCGGCGCCAGGGTGCCTAGCGCCGTGAACGTGGGCGGCGGCCTGACGAAGTACGGCCTGCCCTACGACCCCTCCCGCGACCCGGAACACTGGATGTACACGGCCTTCGTGCTGCTCAGCCTGTACGTGATCGAGGTCCTCGTGAAGGGCCGCCTCGTCGAGCACCGCCGGGGCCTGCGGTTCCTGCCCGTCGTCACCCTCTTCCTGTACGGCTGCGCGTACATGGTGGGCCGCGTGGCCGTGCTTCCGGGCAGCACGCCGGGCACGTGAGGCAGCGGTCAGTTTTCAGCCGTCAGCAGGAGGAGCTTTCGCTCAGGCTTCCGGCTTTCTTGCTGACGGCTGACCACTGAGGGCTGACGGCTTATCCTCTCCCCATGATCGACATCTCCAGGCAACTCACCTCCGGGCACCCCACCTGGCCGGGCGATCCCCCCTTCGTGGTCGAGCCGATGGCGCAGATCGCCGGGGGAGACAGCGTGAACACGGCCCAGCTCCACGCGAGCACCCACACCGGCACCCACGTGGACGCCCCCTGGCACTACGACGACGCGGGCCTGCGGCTGGAGGAACTCGGCCTGGAGGCGTACGTGGGCCGCTGCCTCGTCGTCACGGCGCGCGGGCCCCTCGTCGGCCTGGAGGTGCTGGACGGCCTGCCCCAGGGCCTCCCGCCCCGCGTGCTCCTCCACACCGGCCAGCCCGCCCGCTGGGAGACCTTCCCGGAGGACTTCGCCGCCCTCGACCCGGCCCTGATCCACGAGCTCTACCGCCGGGGCGTGCAGCTCATCGGCACCGACAGCCCCAGCGTGGACCCCCTGACGAGCAAGACGCTCGACGCCCACGCCGCCTGCCGCGAGACCGGCATCCTGATTCTTGAGGGCCTGAACCTCAGCCACGTACCTGACGGCGAGTACGACCTGATGTGCCTGCCGCTGCCACTCAGCCGGGTGGACGGCGCCCCGGCCCGCGCCGTCCTCTTCCCTGCCGGGAGCCTGCCCGAGCCCCCTCCGGTGGGTGGGTGAGTCGAACCCGTCAACGGAGGAGCGTTGCCATCCTGAGCGCGAGCGTTGGGCCTCCCGCCACCCTTGGGAGGCCTCGCAGCTTTTCGAGTCAGTATGCCCACCTCTTTTTCGTCGAATGCCCCAAAGCGTTTGACACAAGGATGCGGTCATGTTGAGTGCAACGAAGCCTCCCGACGTCGCGTGCGAGACCCTTCGCTGACGCTCGGGGCGACAGGTCTTTTTCTGTCCACGGCTCTAGAACCCGAAGGCTCGCACGACCTCCGCCGGAGTCCGCTTAGGCCTCCCGCTGCCCGGGTCCACCCACACCCACTCGGTCTCGCACTCGGCGAGGCGGGTCTCCTGCCCGTCCTCGCCGAGGCGGTCGAGGGCGTAGGCGCGCACGCTCCGCACGCCCCCCGTCACGGTGAGCGCCGTGCGGACGCGCACCCGGTCCCCCAGGTACGCCGGGCGGTGGTAGACGATGGTGTGCTGCCGGGCGACGGGCACGGCCCCCAGGGCGATCAGGGCGTCCGTGCCCATCCCCAGCCGCAGGGCGTGGGCGCGGGCCACGCCTTCGCACCACGCGAGGTACACCGTGTTGTTGACGTGGTGGAGGTCGTCGAGGTCGCCGGGGCCCACCGTGACCTCCATCTCGTGCCGCCGGGCGTGCGGGAGCGAGTCCCACAGCACGTCCGCGTCCGGAATCTGGAGCCTCAAGGCTGGCCCGCCTCCGCCAGCCGGTCGACGGCGTGTGCCCCCTCGATGTCGAGGCCCGTCACGCCGCCCGCGTCGTAGGTGAAGTAGTTGACCCGCACCCGGCGGTAGGAGAGCCGGATGTCGGGGTGGTGCCCCTGCTCCTCGGCCAGCGCCGCCACCCGCACCACGAAGTCCACCCCCGCCTGGTACGTCTCGAAGGTGAAGTCGCGGTAGAGCTTGCCGTCGTCGCCCCACCAGCCCCGGGGCTTGAGGTCCTGCACGTCGCCGTCGGTCAGCTTGCGGTCCCGGTCGAAGGCCATGCGCGCGTCGTAGGGGTGGTAACTCATGCGGCCATGCTACGGGAGGGGGCGGGGGAGGGGGGGGGGGGGGGACGCGGTCGAAGCGTTCCGCCTTCTACGCGGAGCGGGGCTGGAGCACGGCTTAACGCAAGCTTAAGGTTGGCGGCGTCTCGGTTTTTCACGTCATATCTGCAACCTGGGATGGAGTAGAGCTTGTACCGTGAGCGGCGTATGAAAAAGGTTCCTGTTCTGCTGATGGTCGGTTCCGCCCTCCTGCTTGCGTCCTGTGACCGTAACAAGGCTCCTGCCGCCGTGGATGGCGTGTCCGGCACCGTTCTGGAGGGGGAATATCAGGTAGGAACGAACGACACGGCCACCTTGGTCACGTCATCCTGGAAGGGTGGCGCCGGTTCGGTCGTCGCCAGGCTCTCCAATGAGATCGGAACCGAGGTGGCGAGGACGGCCCTGACCGCCGACGGCAAGTTCAGCCTGACCCTGCCCCGTCCCACCGATGCCCAGCTCACCGCACTCGACCCGGGGGACCTGGGAGACCCGGCAGAAGCCTCCTGCCAGGGTACCGTCACAGTCAGCGACCGGGCCGCGCGTGGGACCGGGCTGGTGCTCAGCGTGGACGCGGATCAGGACGGCCTGATCAACCCGGAGACCGGAACAAGCAGCGTCAACGGCGACATTGTCGTGGGCACGTCCGCCTCGGGCGCCCTGATCTACGTGGACCGCGCCGTCACGATCAAGGGCACCCAGACCTGCACCGATAGCGGCCTGGCGGTGACCAGCGACGTGAACATGCCGCTAAGTCAGGGCTGGAACAAGGTCACGGTGACGACCAGACTGGAGATCAATCTCCAGACGGAGTCGGTCAAGGGCACGTTCACGATCCGCAGCGGTAGCTTCCCCACTGACAACTGGATCTACGTGAAGGAGAACTCCGCCGCTCCCCTGAGTGTCCAACGCCTGAACACCCTCAAGCGCTCTTTCTCCCTCTTCCGCTAACCTCCGCTTCCCAAGCCGCCCTGCCTCCCGCGCGGGGCGGTTTCCCTTGGCCCTCTGCCCGCCTGCGTGCCCGCGCCCCAATTGCGACCGCTGTTCCGCCGTGAACAGAACGGCGTGAGATATTCTCCATCCATGCCGGTGGGTGTGCCGCAGAGCGTGTTGAAGGGGACGGGATCGGGGGTGTTGCCGCCGATGCTCGAACAGTACGTGGCGCTGCGCGACAAGCACCCCGAGTTCCTCCTCCTGTTTCAGGTCGGGGACTTCTACGAGACCTTCGGGGAAGACGCCGAGCGCGCCTCCCGGCTGCTGCGCATCGCGCTGACGCACAAGAGCAGCCGGGACTTCTCGACCCCGATGGCGGGCGTGCCCGTGCGGGCGCTTGACCACAACGTCGAGCGGCTCCTCGCGGCGGGCGTGCGGGTGGCCGTCGCCGACCAGATCGAAGAACCGGGCTCGGGCCTGGTGGACCGCAAGGTGACGCAACTGCTGACGCCCGGCACCGTGACCGAGGAGCGGCACCTCACCGCCGACGAGAACTACCTCGCGGCGGTGGCGACCGGGGACGGCTACGCCCTCGCGCTCCTCGACGTGTCCACGGGCGAGTTCCGCTGCGCCGCCTTCCATACCCGCACCGCCCTCTACGACGAACTCGCCCGGCACCGGGCCCGCGAGGTGCTCCTCGCGCCGGAGCTGTCGGGGAACCCCGCGCTCCTCGCCGACTTCCAGACGCGCTTTCCGGTCATGCTCTCGCCCGCCAACTTCGACGAGGAGGCGACCCGGGCGGAGTTGAAGGAGACGCTGGGCGAGGTGCCCGGCTCGCTGACGAGCGCGGCCCTGGTGCGGGCGTGCGGGGCGGTGCTCGGGTACGCCCGCGTGACCCAGCAGGGGCGGCTGGAGATGGTGCGCCGGGTGGTGCGCTTCGAGCCCGGCGCCCACATGCGGCTGCCCGACGCGGCGGTGCGGGCGCTGGAGGTCTTCCAGGCGCAAGCTCCCCAGGGCATGACCCTGATGGACGTGCTGGGCGAGACCCGCACGGCGGGCGGACGGCGGCGGCTGCGGGCGTGGCTGCGCGCGCCCCTCCTCGACGAACTCAGCATCCGGGCGCGGCTCGACGCCGTGGAGACGCTGACCCGCGCCGCCGACCTGCGGGGGGCGCTGCGGGCGCTGCTCTACCGGGCGCACGACCTCGAACGCCTCGCCGCCCGCGTCTCCACCCAGCGGGCCACCCCGCGCGAGGTCGCTTCTCTGGCCCGCACCCTCGACCTGCTGCCCGAGGCGTCGCGGCTGCTAGAGGCGCAAGACGGCCTCCTCGGCGGCATTCGCGCCCGGCTGGGGGCTCTGCCCGACGTGGTGACGCTCATCCGCGCCGCGCTCGTGGACGACCCGCCCATCCGCATCGGGGACGGCGGGCTGATCCGCGACGGCTTTCACGCCGAACTCGACGGGTTCCGGAGCGAGGCGCTCGGGCACCGCGCCTGGCTCGCCGAGCTGGAGACGACCGAGCGGGCCCGCACGGGCATCGGCAGCCTGAAGGTGGGCTTCAATAACGTCTTCGGCTACTACCTGGAGGTGAGCGGCCCGAACCTCAGCAAGGTCCCCGCCGACTACCGTCAGATTGCCACCCTCAAGGACCGCGCCCGCTTCACCCGCCCCGACCTGCGCGAGCGTGAGCGCGAGATCGCCCGGCTGGAAACGGCGGCACAGCGGCTGGAGGTGGAGGTCTTCACCGACCTGCGCGCGGGCCTCGCCGCCCACGCGGACGCGTTGGCGGAGGCGGCGGGCGCGGTCGCCGAACTCGACGTAATTGCCGCCCTTGCGGAAATCGCCGTTGAGCGCGGCTGGGTGCGGCCCCAGACGGTCGCGGGAACGGAGGCGCGGCTGGTGCAGGCCCGCCACCCCGTCGTCGAGCGGGCGACCGGGGGACGCTTCGTGCCGAACGACGCGCACCTGAACGACAACCGGCACACCCTCCTCCTGACCGGGCCGAACATGGCGGGCAAGAGCACGTACCTGCGCACGGTCGCTCTTTGCGCCCTCCTGCATCAGGTCGGCTCCTTCGTGCCCGCCGACCACGCCGAACTGCCCGTGTACGACGCCATCCACACCCGCATCGGGGCGAGCGACGACCTCGCGGGTGGGCGCAGCACCTTCATGGTCGAGATGAGCGAGCTGGCGGGTATCCTCCACGGGGCCACCCACCGCAGCCTCGTCATCCTCGACGAGGTGGGGCGCGGCACCTCCACCCTCGACGGCCTCGCCATCGCCCAGGCGGCCCTCGAACACCTGCACGCCACCCGGGCGCACACCTTGTTTGCCACCCACTATTTCGAGCTGACCCGGCTGGAGGCCGACCACCCCGGCCTCGTCAACCTCCACGTCGCCGCCGAGGAGGACGCGGACGCCGGGGGCCTCACCTTCTACCATCAGGTCATCCCCGGCGCGGCCCGGCAGTCTTACGGGGTGGAGGTCGCGCGGCTGGCGGGCTTGCCCGCGCCCGTGACGACCCGCGCGGCCCGGCTGCTCACTGCCCTGAACACCGGGGGCGACGACCGCAAGCTCACCCGTGAACTCGCCACCCTCGACCTCAGCCGCCTGACGCCGATGCAGGCTCTGGAGATTCTGCACACCTGGCAGCGGGAGGCGCAACGGGCCGCCGAGGGCGAGGAGAAGGAGGTCAGGAGCCTGTGACCATCCGTGTCCTCCCCCCCCACGTCGCCCGGCTGATCGCCGCGGGCGAGGTCGTCTCCCGCCCGCTCGACGTGGTGCGCGAACTCGTGGAGAACGCGCTCGACGCGGGGGCCACGCGCGTCGAGGTCGAGGTGGAGGGGGGCGGCCTCCTGCTGACGCGGGTGCGGGACAACGGGGCGGGCATTCCGGCGGACGCGGTCTCTCTCGCGCCCGTGCGGCACGCGACGAGCAAGCTGGAGCCGGAGGCGGGGGCGGTCGAGCGCGTGACGACGCTGGGCTTTCGGGGCGAGGCCCTGTGGGCGGCGGCGCAGGCGGGGGACCTCCATCTGGTGACGCGCCCGGCGGCGCAGGTCGGCGCGGCGGAGGTGTTCGCCTCGGGCGAGGACGTGACTGTGCGCCGCACCTCCGCCCCGGCGGGGACGACGGTGACGGTGCGGGATCTCTTCGCCCGTCTGCCCGCCCGGCTGCGCACCCAGGCCCCGGCGGCGGTCGAGGCGCGCGAGATCACGGCGCTCGTGGGGCGCTACGTCCTGCACCACCCCGGCCTCCACTGGCGGCTGACGGTGGACGGGGAGCCCCGCCTCACCCACGCGCCCGCCGACCACCGGGGCGCGGTGGCGAGCGTGTACGGGCCGCTGAGCGCGAACCGGGTGTTGCGGGTGGATACCCCCGGTGTGTGCGGCGTCGTCTCCCGACCCGAACTCACCCGCGCCCGCCGCGACCGGATGCACTTCAGCATCAACGGTCGGCCCGTGCTGGCCCCGCCCGAGCTGGAACGGGCCGTGATCGAAGGCTTCGCCGAACTCATCCCCTCGGGCGTCGCGCCGCTGTGCGTTCTCGACCTCCGCATCGCCCCCGAGGACCACAACCCGAACGTCCACCCGGCCAAGCAGGTCGTCGCCCTCGCCGATCTCCCCGGCGTGGCGGCCCGGGTGCGGGAGGCGGTGACGGCGGCCCTGGCCGCGCATCCCCTCGCCCGGAGCGCGCCCAGCCTGATCGCTCCGTCCGAGCCGCAGGCCGCGCCCACCCGGGGCAACTTCCCAGAACTCACGCTCGTCGGTGTCTATCAGGAGCTGTACCTCCTCGCCCAGGGGGAGGGCGACCTGTGGGTCGTGGACGCACACGCGGCGCACGAACGCGCCCTCTACGAGCACTTCACCCGCGCGCTGGGCTCGGCGCCGCCCGTCGAACTCCCCGAACCCGAGCTGCTGCACCTGACACCCGAGCAGGTCGCCCGGTTGCACGAGCGTGGGGCCGAGTTGCGCGCCTGGGGACTCGTGATCGAGGACTTCGGGGCGGGCCTGGCGCGGCTGCGGGCCCTCCCCGCCGTCCTCGCCGCGCTGCCCGTGCCCCGGCTGCACGAGGAGATCGTGGAGGCCGCGCTGGGCGAGAATCCCGATTCCCGCCGTCACGTCCTCGCCCGGCTCGCCTGCCTGCCCGCGCTCAAGGCCGGGATGCTCGACGGAAACAGGGGAGAGGTCGTGCTGGCCTCCCTGAGCATCTGCGAGCAGCCCTGGTCGTGCCCGCACGGTCGGCCCACCACCCTGCGCCTCAGCGAGCGCGACCTCGCCCACGCCTTCGGGCGGCGGGGGGTGCGGGACGTGGCGCGGGGGCGGGACACGGGGAACGGGCAGCGGGTGGGGCCGTTCAGGGAGTAGGAAGAGGGGAGCGGTTGCGAGGTCTGGGAGGGGAACCCGGATGGTCGGTCCGCATGGCTGACGATGGCGGGACCCTCACCCGCGTCACGGCTCCCCGCGCTCCCCCTATCCTGTCCCCCATGCCTGTCGTCACCCGCATCGCCCCCAGCCCCACCGGAGACCCGCATGTGGGCACCGCCTACATCGGCCTGTTCAACTTCGCGCTCG
This window contains:
- a CDS encoding vWA domain-containing protein, with protein sequence MRRVSVLTLLLAGGLAHAGPSCTLPAGPLPTQTRAVFILDTSGSMRGIGDGKADIFGRVKAAVNRYVRGARPDQVEVVTFDTGPRPARGYTLPGEAARWNADLAALRADGRNTYLYRSVARALAPLTARERYATTVFILTDGIDNDPDARQNPARALAAFRGRGPLDTLHYVALGTQIPAAARAALGASGYGDGLTVPVGQVPDLGRLGGGVLTVRDPQQVPVPFPDGAALTLAAGEAADRVSLPDGRVTDGAVRLNVAGRLPPGTPALLCAQTAGGQVRRVLLRLNVTPAPGLTWLNPGADRTLAPGETVTLRYRLEEAADAALRPTPGLRGEVVRLPGGRELGVRLTNVGLEPGREVTPVLTFAGGRGVPLAGVTAAGGGGAALPQPTSPAPPSGPASPNSSGPQGRGRLQPWLLAGLLGLLALGGLALLLLARRRRSHARPRRPSPTAARPVPTPAPPTVEGLQYREDRTLALAHADGLVTGVSTPLGGPFDLGQVGRVPHLSGLRFEQAQGGLRVLRVPADLEVSQGARLLEAGDVIRPGTLLGVAVARPARSPWPPLGTLVGLGLPLRLRADGGTLHVVGPYGDHALTLPPGVTDLGEAFGAPVLAGLKLTRSGAHILLADVPASLAVRRAADGLPLRPGTHLPPEAHLDLPGEG
- the mutS gene encoding DNA mismatch repair protein MutS, producing the protein MPVGVPQSVLKGTGSGVLPPMLEQYVALRDKHPEFLLLFQVGDFYETFGEDAERASRLLRIALTHKSSRDFSTPMAGVPVRALDHNVERLLAAGVRVAVADQIEEPGSGLVDRKVTQLLTPGTVTEERHLTADENYLAAVATGDGYALALLDVSTGEFRCAAFHTRTALYDELARHRAREVLLAPELSGNPALLADFQTRFPVMLSPANFDEEATRAELKETLGEVPGSLTSAALVRACGAVLGYARVTQQGRLEMVRRVVRFEPGAHMRLPDAAVRALEVFQAQAPQGMTLMDVLGETRTAGGRRRLRAWLRAPLLDELSIRARLDAVETLTRAADLRGALRALLYRAHDLERLAARVSTQRATPREVASLARTLDLLPEASRLLEAQDGLLGGIRARLGALPDVVTLIRAALVDDPPIRIGDGGLIRDGFHAELDGFRSEALGHRAWLAELETTERARTGIGSLKVGFNNVFGYYLEVSGPNLSKVPADYRQIATLKDRARFTRPDLREREREIARLETAAQRLEVEVFTDLRAGLAAHADALAEAAGAVAELDVIAALAEIAVERGWVRPQTVAGTEARLVQARHPVVERATGGRFVPNDAHLNDNRHTLLLTGPNMAGKSTYLRTVALCALLHQVGSFVPADHAELPVYDAIHTRIGASDDLAGGRSTFMVEMSELAGILHGATHRSLVILDEVGRGTSTLDGLAIAQAALEHLHATRAHTLFATHYFELTRLEADHPGLVNLHVAAEEDADAGGLTFYHQVIPGAARQSYGVEVARLAGLPAPVTTRAARLLTALNTGGDDRKLTRELATLDLSRLTPMQALEILHTWQREAQRAAEGEEKEVRSL
- a CDS encoding cyclase family protein; amino-acid sequence: MIDISRQLTSGHPTWPGDPPFVVEPMAQIAGGDSVNTAQLHASTHTGTHVDAPWHYDDAGLRLEELGLEAYVGRCLVVTARGPLVGLEVLDGLPQGLPPRVLLHTGQPARWETFPEDFAALDPALIHELYRRGVQLIGTDSPSVDPLTSKTLDAHAACRETGILILEGLNLSHVPDGEYDLMCLPLPLSRVDGAPARAVLFPAGSLPEPPPVGG
- a CDS encoding acyl-CoA thioesterase is translated as MRLQIPDADVLWDSLPHARRHEMEVTVGPGDLDDLHHVNNTVYLAWCEGVARAHALRLGMGTDALIALGAVPVARQHTIVYHRPAYLGDRVRVRTALTVTGGVRSVRAYALDRLGEDGQETRLAECETEWVWVDPGSGRPKRTPAEVVRAFGF
- a CDS encoding 4a-hydroxytetrahydrobiopterin dehydratase; translated protein: MSYHPYDARMAFDRDRKLTDGDVQDLKPRGWWGDDGKLYRDFTFETYQAGVDFVVRVAALAEEQGHHPDIRLSYRRVRVNYFTYDAGGVTGLDIEGAHAVDRLAEAGQP
- the mutL gene encoding DNA mismatch repair endonuclease MutL; this translates as MTIRVLPPHVARLIAAGEVVSRPLDVVRELVENALDAGATRVEVEVEGGGLLLTRVRDNGAGIPADAVSLAPVRHATSKLEPEAGAVERVTTLGFRGEALWAAAQAGDLHLVTRPAAQVGAAEVFASGEDVTVRRTSAPAGTTVTVRDLFARLPARLRTQAPAAVEAREITALVGRYVLHHPGLHWRLTVDGEPRLTHAPADHRGAVASVYGPLSANRVLRVDTPGVCGVVSRPELTRARRDRMHFSINGRPVLAPPELERAVIEGFAELIPSGVAPLCVLDLRIAPEDHNPNVHPAKQVVALADLPGVAARVREAVTAALAAHPLARSAPSLIAPSEPQAAPTRGNFPELTLVGVYQELYLLAQGEGDLWVVDAHAAHERALYEHFTRALGSAPPVELPEPELLHLTPEQVARLHERGAELRAWGLVIEDFGAGLARLRALPAVLAALPVPRLHEEIVEAALGENPDSRRHVLARLACLPALKAGMLDGNRGEVVLASLSICEQPWSCPHGRPTTLRLSERDLAHAFGRRGVRDVARGRDTGNGQRVGPFRE